The Camelina sativa cultivar DH55 chromosome 14, Cs, whole genome shotgun sequence genome includes a window with the following:
- the LOC104738990 gene encoding uncharacterized protein LOC104738990 — protein MENNAMKILEEIKSSDLIENRVQLLTRLSQLDIQEDSVSPSFVETLTTLWEDFTCLDVSQCLLNKAILPVTSKYLALDRPDCSHFFLAFGIKVSQWCAKHLNMSVMSMEESQEEEHSNIFFQLLLDYLRFSASCFTAIGKTCFLSDETSAVTVHKFVSEQLNLIKEVILNAKKVESLSSEILKAAQVVIDSIVRLCKEYSPAVDQDVNEMKTHGNVGKARMEEDNKVCNLESIIMLGVKSLSELGMLAAKDGGNLVTILNTSWKGVITLLQIDKQTVLSRVDVGEIILKLMSLIKESLRFAAQAWSCSVKDNISATEARRVFLPVKFYLINAVKVVALFPSQASMVFKEISLCTLMISAFKFSLSQQSHGKTASEVMTDLLEKTTVDLLSALLNTAEITQEFRITLLDLLFIDEQDFSNQVCKKQSHDSQTKTSLVDILSLSVESTTNVRGLLLARVVLFQSVLRYSSELEEDAKLAVTRKLYWLLDILTEKEVYSSVLSSQLPISDGSGKKIIWESMFSALLLSLKTLMIILSSTPAWEQLETFLLQNLLHPHFLCWQIVMELWCFWFRHATNDLAAAMIDKICSFMMSMSSSETPLCPDSVLRRTTKSICFLLTHSPKSLTAQVYTNVSAEGRSDSTPDVYLALLLDGFPLNFLPDRIKNDVKRQIFADFVHFIKNFNEKPSRYSKYTVLGAPVFALSACLQILNMGISEIDAKTLNFIVAVIQKYRNSKDDTRKDHYSEILSGTLSIISRNEQLYTCQEMNNVITELQKLFISEADSRHLHKSKPNLALFLSGLSKYEMSETETCPKSRAVWELYHMLLRKRHWALVHNAVTAFGYFCARTSCNQLWRFVPEDAALAFDIPSGKEAKTERFMSELKMFLEKEQALLSVTPSEEEVELLLKEGNEVKATVQKFVEGRCQRSIEVEKRPNKKRKLPEGICRGVELLQNGVKRINEGLSELRSDEHGNEEFQKSLLNQFSCLEDLVSHLLSLTAASD, from the exons CTTATTGAGAATCGTGTTCAACTACTCACACGGCTCAGTCAGTTAGATATACAAGAGGATTCTGTTTCCCCCTCTTTTGTGGAGACCTTAACA ACACTCTGGGAAGACTTCACTTGTCTTGATGTTAGCCAATGTTTGCTGAACAAGGCAATTTTGCCTGTGACTTCGAAATACCTTGCTTTGGATCGGCCTGATTGCTCTCACTTCTTTCTTGCTTTTGGTATTAAG GTAAGCCAATGGTGTgcaaaacatttaaatatgtCTGTAATGTCGATGGAGGAGTCTCAAGAGGAAGAGCATTCCAACATTTTCTTTCAG CTTCTTTTGGATTATCTTCGCTTTTCTGCCTCATGTTTTACTGCTATTGGAAAAACATGTTTCTTGAGTGACGAGACCTCAGCTGTTACAGTTCATAAGTTTGTTTCAGAGCAGCTGAATTTGATAAAGGAAGTGATATTGAATGCCAAG AAAGTTGAATCCCTTTCCTCGGAGATTCTTAAGGCTGCACAAGTAGTAATTGACTCTATTGTTCGTCTGTGCAAAGAGTACTCTCCAGCTGTGGATCAGGACGTAAATGAAATGAAGACTCATGGAAATGTGGGAAAGGCAAGGATGGAGGAAGATAACAAGGTGTGTAATTTGGAAAGCATAATTATGCTGGGAGTTAAATCTCTAAGTGAATTGGGTATGCTTGCTGCAAAAGATGGTGGTAATCTTGTGACCATTCTTAATACATCATGGAAGGGTGTGATTACATTGCTTCAGATAGACAAACAGACAGTGTTATCTCGGGTAGATGTAGGAGAGATCATATTAAAGCTAATGTCACTGATCAAGGAGTCTCTGAGATTTGCTGCTCAGGCTTGGTCTTGCTCGGTGAAGGATAACATATCTGCAACAGAAGCCAGAAGGGTCTTTCTTCCTGTGAAATTTTATCTTATCAATGCTGTTAAAGTTGTGGCGCTGTTTCCAAGCCAAGCGTCTATGGTGTTCAAGGAAATATCACTCTGCACCTTGATGATCTCTGCTTTCAAATTTTCACTGAGCCAACAATCCCATGGCAAAACGGCTAGTGAAGTAATGACTGATCTTCTAGAGAAAACGACAGTAGATCTTCTAAGTGCACTATTGAACACAGCTGAAATAACACAAGAATTCAGGATCACACTTCTTGATTTGTTGTTCATAGATGAACAAGATTTCTCAAACCAAGTTTGTAAGAAACAGAGCCATGATTCTCAGACAAAAACATCATTGGTAGATATCTTGTCTTTATCTGTTGAATCCACGACAAATGTCAGAGGTTTGCTCCTGGCCCGGGTTGTACTGTTCCAGTCCGTCTTGAGGTATTCTTCCGAGCTTGAGGAAGATGCAAAACTTGCTGTCACCAGAAAGCTGTATTGGCTTCTCGACATATTAACAGAAAAAGAGGTTTACTCTTCAGTCCTTTCTTCTCAGCTTCCAATCTCAGATGGTTCTGGGAAGAAAATAATCTGGGAATCCATGTTTTCAGCTCTGCTCCTGTCTCTCAAAACCCTTATGATTATACTGTCTTCAACTCCTGCCTGGGAACAGCTTGAAACATTCCTACTCCAGAACCTCTTACATCCTCACTTCTTGTGTTGGCAGATAGTGATGGAACTCTGGTGCTTCTGGTTTCGTCATGCCACCAATGATTTGGCGGCCGCTATGAtcgataaaatttgtagtttcATGATGTCAATGTCATCATCGGAAACACCGCTTTGTCCAGATTCCGTTCTCAGAAGAACTACAAAGTCCATCTGCTTTCTTCTTACCCACAGCCCAAAATCATTAACAGCTCAAGTTTACACGAACGTTTCTGCTGAGGGCAGATCTGACTCTACACCAGATGTGTATCTAGCCTTGTTATTAGACGGGTTTCCGCTGAATTTTCTGCCAGACAGAATAAAAAACGATGTGAAAAGACAGATATTTGCAGATTTCGTCCACTTTATCAAGAACTTCAATGAGAAACCATCACGTTATTCCAAATACACTGTGCTAGGAGCTCCAGTTTTTGCACTCTCTGCTTGCCTTCAGATACT AAACATGGGCATATCAGAGATTGATGCCAAAACTCTGAACTTTATCGTTGCTGTCATTCAAAAGTACAGAAACTCCAAAGATGATACGAGGAAGGATCATTACAGTGAGATTCTCAGTGGAACGCTGTCCATCATCTCAAGAAACGAGCAGCTATACACTTGCCAAGAAATGAATAATGTTATAACAGAGCTTCAAAAGCTTTTCATATCAGAAGCTGATAGTCGTCATCTGCATAAATCCAAGCCAAACCTTGCTCTCTTCTTGTCAGGACTTAGCAAATACGAGATGTCTGAAACCGAAACCTGTCCAAAGAGCCGCGCGGTTTGGGAACTATACCATATGCTTCTCAGAAAACGCCACTGGGCTTTGGTTCATAACGCGGTTACTGCGTTTGGATACTTCTGTGCACGTACGAGCTGTAATCAGCTATGGAGATTCGTACCTGAAGATGCAGCTCTAGCCTTCGATATACCTTCTggaaaagaagcaaaaacagAGCGGTTCATGTCggaattaaaaatgtttttggagAAAGAACAAGCGCTTCTCTCAGTCACACCTTCGGAGGAGGAAGTCGAGTTACTTTTGAAAGAAGGCAACGAGGTTAAGGCAACAGTGCAGAAGTTTGTAGAAGGAAGATGCCAGAGGTCAATAGAAGTAGAGAAACGACCgaacaagaaaaggaaacttCCAGAAGGAATTTGCAGGGGAGTGGAGCTATTGCAGAATGGAGTGAAGAGGATCAACGAGGGTTTAAGCGAGTTGAGGTCAGATGAACATGGGAATGAAGAGTTTCAGAAGAGTTTATTGAATCAGTTTTCGTGTCTTGAAGATTTGGTCTCTCATTTGTTAAGCCTCACAGCGGCTTCGGATTAA